A section of the Virgibacillus sp. NKC19-3 genome encodes:
- a CDS encoding C40 family peptidase, with product MTNQTFDQFPENMWVTAVPVATVWTSPQSPRDVDEPGVRPHADIDQWIRDLSHEESLALCEENRIQSQVLYGEPVIMIDKKETFAKVIIPSQPSKKDERGYPGWIPCAQLMQVNKTNWMSNQFAVVTQKKAFLEDKQGENVMKLSYMTMLPIASSRQTRIEVKTPHGKGYLSKEAVHMFPSEKGIEQGSGQDIVRAGEPFVQLAYFWGGMSSFGYDCSGLAYATHKANGYRIARDASDQASSGEKVDLEELLPGDLVFFAYEEGKGKLHHVGIYYGNGKMLHAPQTGKGVEIVALKGTIYERELCAARRYWRRREGSNDE from the coding sequence TTGACTAATCAAACATTTGATCAATTTCCGGAAAACATGTGGGTGACTGCTGTTCCGGTAGCAACCGTATGGACATCTCCGCAGTCACCGAGGGACGTTGATGAACCTGGAGTTCGTCCTCATGCGGATATCGACCAATGGATTCGGGATTTAAGCCATGAAGAAAGCCTTGCCCTTTGTGAAGAGAATCGTATCCAATCTCAAGTATTGTACGGAGAACCAGTAATAATGATAGATAAGAAAGAAACGTTTGCGAAAGTTATCATACCCTCTCAACCCTCCAAAAAAGATGAACGTGGCTATCCCGGCTGGATTCCATGTGCACAACTAATGCAAGTAAACAAAACAAATTGGATGAGCAACCAATTTGCAGTTGTCACACAGAAAAAAGCATTTTTGGAAGATAAGCAAGGTGAAAATGTCATGAAACTCAGCTATATGACGATGCTCCCAATTGCAAGTAGCAGGCAAACGCGCATAGAGGTAAAGACGCCACATGGTAAAGGGTATTTGTCAAAAGAAGCGGTGCATATGTTTCCCTCCGAAAAAGGCATAGAACAGGGGAGTGGGCAAGACATCGTTCGAGCTGGTGAACCGTTTGTACAACTTGCTTATTTCTGGGGAGGCATGAGTTCGTTTGGTTATGATTGTTCAGGTTTAGCATACGCCACGCATAAGGCAAATGGCTACCGGATTGCACGTGATGCCAGTGATCAGGCATCTTCCGGAGAAAAAGTAGATTTAGAGGAGCTTTTGCCAGGAGATTTAGTCTTTTTCGCTTACGAGGAAGGAAAGGGGAAGCTTCATCATGTGGGAATTTATTATGGTAATGGAAAAATGCTTCACGCACCGCAGACGGGAAAGGGCGTGGAAATTGTGGCGCTGAAAGGAACGATATACGAGCGTGAGCTTTGTGCTGCTAGACGATACTGGCGCAGACGGGAGGGAAGTAATGATGAATGA
- a CDS encoding ABC transporter permease encodes MKSTHNHDVTHSPTDVPDDWFTWRKIDKQASESVSRPSLSYWEDAWKRLVKNKLAMAGFVFLILLVFMAIFGPMMSPHQVNEQDLSNQYQPPSLEHWFGTDNGGRDVFTRTWFGARISLFVGFMAALIDVTIGIIYGGIAGYKGGRTDGMMMRIIEILYGLPYLLVVILLLVVLGPSLSTIIIALSVTGWVGMARIVRGQVLQIKNYEFVLASKSFGTKTARIIRKNLLPNTMGPIIVQMTLTVPTAIFAEAFLSFLGLGVQSPYASWGVMANDSLGAILSGNWWTLFFPAFFISFTMFAFNVLGDGLQDALDPKLRK; translated from the coding sequence ATGAAATCAACACATAATCATGACGTGACCCATTCTCCGACCGACGTGCCAGATGATTGGTTCACATGGCGGAAAATAGACAAGCAAGCTTCGGAGTCGGTTTCTAGACCTTCCTTATCCTATTGGGAGGATGCCTGGAAACGACTGGTGAAAAATAAATTGGCAATGGCTGGCTTCGTATTTTTGATTTTGCTCGTATTTATGGCTATTTTTGGACCAATGATGTCTCCACATCAGGTTAACGAGCAAGATTTGTCCAATCAATACCAGCCTCCGAGTCTAGAGCATTGGTTCGGTACAGATAATGGCGGGCGTGATGTGTTTACAAGGACGTGGTTCGGTGCTCGAATATCCTTATTCGTAGGTTTCATGGCTGCCTTGATTGATGTCACCATTGGGATTATCTATGGTGGAATTGCTGGTTATAAAGGTGGTCGTACAGATGGGATGATGATGCGTATTATTGAAATTTTATATGGGTTACCTTATTTATTGGTCGTTATATTATTATTGGTCGTTCTGGGCCCAAGTTTATCCACTATCATTATTGCGCTAAGTGTAACAGGCTGGGTAGGTATGGCGCGAATTGTGCGAGGGCAAGTACTTCAGATTAAGAACTATGAATTTGTCCTCGCTTCTAAATCATTTGGCACGAAGACAGCGCGGATTATTCGGAAAAATTTACTACCCAATACAATGGGACCCATTATTGTTCAAATGACATTAACGGTTCCAACTGCTATTTTTGCGGAAGCATTTTTAAGTTTTCTCGGGCTCGGTGTACAATCGCCGTATGCCAGTTGGGGTGTGATGGCAAACGATTCACTGGGTGCGATCCTGTCCGGAAATTGGTGGACATTGTTTTTCCCGGCATTTTTCATATCATTTACGATGTTTGCATTTAATGTACTGGGTGATGGCCTTCAAGACGCACTTGATCCGAAATTAAGGAAGTAG
- a CDS encoding DUF1146 family protein, with translation MLDIGQSAIISIISHIIFISITWRLVVAINFDPLIRKSRVTEARILLLFITIVIGSGVSRFFLDILQWSRDLLYLF, from the coding sequence ATGTTAGATATCGGACAATCAGCTATTATAAGTATTATCTCACATATCATTTTTATTTCTATCACATGGCGATTGGTAGTAGCAATTAATTTTGATCCGCTTATCCGAAAAAGCCGTGTAACGGAGGCAAGAATTTTACTGCTTTTCATTACGATTGTCATCGGTTCTGGCGTAAGTAGATTTTTTCTTGATATCCTACAATGGTCCAGAGACCTATTATATCTCTTTTAA
- a CDS encoding peptide ABC transporter substrate-binding protein, producing MKKFLVFLLALLTVIVLAACTANESAGEEPEEENDTEETGDGGSNAGEEAGGENVLRINNWEEPTSFNPSIGFDENSWDPLNNLMEGLTRLGDDGTPEPAMASDWDISDDGTMYTFYLREDANWSNGDPVTAEDFVYAWQQLLDPETGSPAAFLAYFVKGGEAFNSGEGSAEDVGVTAVDEKTFEVELEDPTGFFLHVVTNPAFFPINEEVAAENPDWHAEADTFVSNGPFMLESWEHDSEMIFAKNDQYWDADTVSLDGVHWAMVNDRNTQYQMFDTGDLDVAEIPEELSDELIEGDNVAIDERGGLEFFRFNVEEEPFQNKKIRQAFALAMNRQEVTDFVVKNKVEPAHGFVSPGFTNPSGEDFRDANGDLVNDDPEEAVRLLEEGMEEEGYEELPEVTLSYNTDDLNKAIAETMQGMLSETLGVDVTLENTEWNVFLEDQKNLEHQLSRSSFLFDYGDPVNFLESFVTDSSMNRTGWSNEEYDQLIADAKSETDEERRWEHMYQAEQLLAEEMPILPLRYYNQVFVEADSVSGILRHPVGYVDLKYVEKE from the coding sequence ATGAAGAAGTTTCTCGTATTCTTGTTGGCTTTGTTGACGGTGATTGTTCTAGCAGCGTGTACCGCCAATGAAAGTGCAGGGGAAGAGCCGGAAGAGGAAAATGATACAGAGGAAACAGGGGATGGTGGCTCAAATGCAGGGGAAGAGGCAGGAGGTGAAAATGTGCTTCGCATCAACAACTGGGAGGAGCCGACATCGTTTAATCCATCTATTGGATTTGATGAAAATTCCTGGGATCCGTTAAATAATTTGATGGAAGGGCTGACCCGCTTAGGCGATGACGGCACGCCTGAACCTGCAATGGCTAGTGACTGGGATATCTCTGATGATGGAACTATGTATACTTTTTATCTGCGGGAAGATGCAAATTGGTCCAATGGAGATCCCGTTACGGCAGAGGACTTCGTTTATGCTTGGCAGCAATTACTTGACCCAGAAACTGGTTCCCCGGCTGCATTTCTGGCTTATTTCGTAAAAGGGGGCGAAGCATTTAATAGTGGGGAAGGTTCAGCAGAAGATGTAGGGGTAACAGCAGTTGACGAGAAAACATTTGAAGTGGAATTAGAAGATCCAACCGGTTTTTTCTTGCATGTTGTAACAAATCCAGCGTTTTTTCCTATCAATGAAGAGGTAGCAGCAGAAAATCCGGATTGGCATGCGGAAGCAGATACCTTTGTGTCCAATGGACCTTTTATGCTTGAGTCCTGGGAGCATGATAGTGAAATGATTTTTGCGAAAAATGACCAGTATTGGGATGCGGATACCGTAAGTCTAGATGGCGTTCATTGGGCTATGGTTAATGATCGGAATACCCAATATCAAATGTTTGATACCGGCGATCTTGATGTTGCAGAAATTCCTGAGGAATTGTCCGATGAATTAATTGAAGGTGATAATGTCGCGATAGATGAAAGAGGAGGATTGGAATTTTTTCGTTTTAATGTAGAAGAAGAACCTTTTCAAAATAAGAAAATACGACAAGCATTTGCATTAGCGATGAATCGCCAGGAGGTCACAGATTTTGTTGTGAAAAATAAAGTAGAACCGGCCCATGGCTTTGTTTCTCCAGGCTTTACAAACCCATCAGGAGAAGACTTCCGTGATGCAAACGGGGATCTTGTAAACGATGATCCGGAAGAAGCAGTGCGTTTGCTTGAAGAGGGTATGGAAGAGGAAGGCTACGAGGAGCTGCCGGAAGTGACGTTGTCCTATAATACAGATGATCTTAATAAGGCCATTGCGGAAACAATGCAAGGTATGCTTAGTGAAACCCTAGGTGTTGATGTCACGTTGGAAAATACAGAATGGAATGTTTTCCTGGAGGATCAGAAAAATTTAGAACATCAACTCTCACGTAGTTCATTCCTGTTTGACTATGGTGATCCGGTTAATTTTCTGGAAAGCTTTGTTACCGATTCATCGATGAATCGTACCGGCTGGTCCAATGAAGAATATGACCAACTAATCGCCGATGCGAAATCCGAAACAGACGAAGAACGTCGCTGGGAGCATATGTACCAAGCAGAACAACTGTTAGCCGAAGAAATGCCCATTCTTCCACTGCGGTACTACAACCAAGTATTTGTAGAAGCAGACAGTGTATCAGGTATCTTGCGCCATCCTGTAGGCTATGTTGATCTAAAATATGTGGAGAAAGAATAA
- a CDS encoding ABC transporter permease — translation MLRYILKRLLIMIVTLWIIVTLTFVLMVTIPGSPFNSERATNETVQANLEAHYNLDEPYYVQYLLYIKSIATFDFGPSIKQPNQSVNGLLERGFPISFELGVLTIGVAVISGIILGIMAALRHNGIVDYVAMGFAVLGISIPNFVLATLLIQQLAVNLEILPPATWSSPAHMILPIIALATSPMAIVARLTRSTMLEVLTQDYIKMARAKGLSPWKIIIKHALRNALMPVVTMLGTLLAGILTGTFVIEEIFAIPGMGKYFVESINQRDFPVIMGTTVFYSAFLIITLFLVDLAYGILDPRIKMNKKGGE, via the coding sequence ATGCTTCGCTATATTTTAAAACGATTGCTGATTATGATTGTGACCTTGTGGATCATTGTCACATTAACATTCGTTCTGATGGTCACAATACCGGGTTCACCTTTTAATAGTGAAAGAGCAACGAATGAGACGGTGCAGGCTAATTTAGAGGCACATTATAATCTGGATGAGCCTTATTATGTGCAGTATTTGCTTTATATCAAGTCAATTGCCACCTTTGACTTCGGACCATCGATCAAGCAGCCGAACCAGTCGGTGAATGGTTTATTGGAACGCGGATTTCCCATTTCCTTTGAATTAGGGGTGCTAACCATTGGCGTTGCCGTTATTTCAGGGATTATTTTAGGAATCATGGCGGCACTCAGGCACAATGGGATTGTCGATTATGTAGCGATGGGTTTTGCCGTGTTAGGGATATCTATTCCAAATTTTGTATTAGCAACACTATTGATTCAACAATTGGCTGTTAATTTGGAAATTCTCCCACCTGCAACATGGTCAAGTCCTGCACATATGATTCTACCGATTATCGCGCTGGCTACAAGTCCAATGGCGATCGTCGCAAGACTTACAAGATCAACGATGCTGGAGGTTTTAACACAGGATTACATAAAAATGGCGCGTGCAAAAGGACTGTCTCCATGGAAAATTATCATCAAGCATGCACTTAGAAATGCCTTGATGCCTGTCGTTACTATGTTAGGGACATTGCTTGCAGGTATTTTAACAGGGACGTTTGTTATTGAGGAAATTTTTGCTATTCCGGGAATGGGGAAATATTTTGTAGAAAGCATTAACCAACGAGACTTTCCGGTCATTATGGGGACGACTGTATTTTATAGTGCATTCCTGATTATTACATTATTTCTAGTAGATTTGGCATATGGGATTCTCGATCCTCGTATAAAAATGAATAAAAAGGGAGGAGAATAG
- a CDS encoding S66 peptidase family protein, producing MRRPVRLQRGDTIGVVAPAGPPNLEKLKRATPFFENMGLHVEWGRHIDNVHGYLAGTDAQRVQDMHEMIADTRIKAIIFARGGYGTARIAADLDYALIKRHPKIIWGYSDITYLHTAIRQICGLITFHGPMLASDIAEEDFDTLSALMFKQLFEPMKLMYSEKISPLQVLTSGRAEGELVGGNLSLLVSSIGTPYEIHTKGKILLLEDIGEEPYRVDGMLNQLKLAGKLEDVAGIVIGDFAEAEPESEESLTLEQVFRDYFCPLEIPVMSGFKIGHCLPHFAVPLGAPAILTTADKTLCIESGVDEQ from the coding sequence ATGAGGCGTCCTGTTCGATTGCAACGGGGGGATACGATTGGTGTTGTAGCACCTGCCGGTCCGCCCAACCTGGAAAAATTAAAACGGGCCACCCCCTTTTTTGAAAATATGGGACTTCATGTGGAATGGGGCAGGCATATAGATAATGTCCATGGCTACTTAGCCGGTACAGATGCGCAGCGGGTTCAAGATATGCATGAGATGATAGCCGACACACGCATCAAAGCGATTATTTTTGCCCGCGGTGGCTATGGTACAGCCCGAATCGCGGCTGATCTTGATTATGCGTTGATCAAAAGGCATCCGAAAATCATATGGGGGTATAGTGATATTACGTATTTACATACAGCTATTCGGCAAATATGCGGACTGATCACTTTCCACGGACCGATGCTTGCTTCTGATATTGCTGAGGAAGATTTTGACACACTTTCTGCATTAATGTTTAAACAGCTTTTTGAACCGATGAAACTGATGTACTCGGAAAAAATCTCTCCATTACAAGTGCTCACTTCCGGCAGGGCTGAGGGAGAACTAGTCGGTGGGAATCTATCCTTACTCGTTAGCTCCATTGGAACACCTTATGAGATTCATACGAAGGGAAAAATTCTTTTGCTGGAGGACATCGGGGAGGAGCCGTATCGTGTGGACGGGATGCTGAATCAATTGAAGCTTGCAGGGAAATTGGAAGACGTTGCTGGTATTGTCATCGGTGATTTTGCCGAAGCAGAACCGGAATCAGAGGAATCACTTACACTTGAACAAGTGTTCAGGGATTATTTTTGCCCATTGGAAATCCCGGTTATGAGTGGATTTAAAATCGGTCATTGTCTTCCACACTTCGCCGTTCCGCTCGGCGCTCCAGCAATATTAACAACTGCTGATAAAACATTATGTATCGAATCAGGTGTTGATGAACAATGA
- a CDS encoding ABC transporter ATP-binding protein, which translates to MNEKILQVSNLKKYFHMGRGKELQAVNNVTFHVNRGETFGLVGESGCGKSTIGRTIMGLYEKTDGDVFYDGGNVHEFDDKEKFTFHRNMQMIFQDPYASLNPRSTVKEVIAEPMEVHNIYQTKEELHNRIFKLLEEVGLNRDHANRYPHEFSGGQRQRIGIARALALNPDFIIADEPISALDVSVQAQVVNLLKALQMEKELTFLFIAHDLSMVRQISDRIGVMYLGNMVELASSDRLYENPLHPYTKALLSAIPIPDPDIEDERERIILEGELPSPVDPPSGCVFRTRCPVAMEVCSQITPVWQEVERDHYVACHLYDDK; encoded by the coding sequence ATGAATGAGAAAATTTTGCAGGTGAGCAATCTGAAAAAATACTTCCATATGGGACGAGGGAAAGAACTACAAGCTGTAAATAATGTCACGTTTCATGTGAATCGGGGCGAAACATTCGGACTCGTTGGCGAATCCGGCTGCGGAAAATCAACAATTGGAAGGACAATCATGGGGCTTTATGAAAAAACAGATGGGGATGTTTTCTATGATGGAGGGAATGTCCATGAATTCGACGACAAGGAAAAGTTTACATTTCATCGAAACATGCAAATGATTTTTCAGGATCCATATGCTTCGCTTAATCCGCGATCGACAGTAAAGGAAGTTATCGCAGAACCAATGGAAGTGCATAACATTTATCAAACAAAGGAAGAACTGCATAACCGTATTTTTAAGCTATTGGAGGAGGTTGGTCTAAATCGTGATCATGCCAATCGTTATCCTCATGAGTTCAGTGGTGGCCAGCGCCAGCGAATCGGAATTGCCAGAGCATTAGCCTTAAATCCTGATTTTATCATTGCCGATGAACCAATATCAGCATTGGATGTATCGGTTCAAGCCCAAGTTGTAAATCTACTAAAAGCGTTGCAAATGGAAAAAGAATTGACCTTTTTATTTATTGCCCATGACCTATCTATGGTGCGACAAATTTCTGATCGCATCGGGGTTATGTATTTAGGTAATATGGTTGAGCTTGCCAGTAGCGATCGCCTCTATGAAAACCCGCTGCATCCCTATACAAAAGCATTACTATCTGCTATCCCCATTCCTGATCCTGATATTGAAGATGAGCGGGAACGAATCATACTGGAGGGAGAACTCCCAAGCCCGGTTGATCCGCCAAGTGGCTGTGTATTTCGGACACGTTGCCCGGTGGCCATGGAGGTCTGTTCCCAGATAACTCCTGTTTGGCAGGAAGTGGAGCGAGACCACTACGTAGCTTGTCATTTGTATGATGATAAGTGA
- a CDS encoding ABC transporter ATP-binding protein encodes MEKILEVNDLHVTFTTYGGTVKAVRGVDLHLNKGETLAIVGESGCGKSVIANAIMGLIPDPPGKISGGSILFHGNDLTTNTEKQMRSIRGVDISMIFQDPMTALNPTLTIGTQLMEGLKQHQAISPHEAKQRAIEMLELVGIPNPHERLKHYPHQFSGGMRQRVVIAIALIGEPELLIADEPTTALDVTIQAQILELFEKIQAVTGVSIILITHDLGVVAKIADRIVVMYAGKIIEEGTKREIFYKHEHPYTQGLLNSVPRLDVKGEALTPIDGTPPDLFAPPKGCPFTARCPFAMEVCAHVYPVNTNLSDTHRVDCWLQDERAKQLLAATTVR; translated from the coding sequence ATGGAAAAAATTCTCGAAGTAAACGATCTTCATGTCACTTTTACAACATATGGAGGGACGGTGAAAGCAGTACGTGGCGTTGATCTTCATTTAAATAAAGGGGAAACACTCGCTATCGTCGGGGAGTCGGGTTGTGGGAAAAGTGTTATAGCTAATGCGATTATGGGGCTGATTCCTGATCCGCCGGGCAAAATTTCAGGTGGGTCCATTCTGTTTCATGGTAACGATTTAACAACAAATACGGAAAAGCAAATGCGTTCCATTCGTGGTGTGGACATATCGATGATTTTTCAAGATCCGATGACTGCATTAAACCCGACATTAACGATTGGCACCCAGCTCATGGAAGGGTTGAAGCAACATCAAGCTATTTCCCCACATGAAGCGAAGCAACGGGCAATTGAGATGTTGGAACTTGTTGGTATACCGAATCCACACGAACGCCTGAAGCACTATCCCCATCAATTCAGTGGAGGGATGCGTCAACGTGTGGTCATTGCCATAGCCTTAATTGGTGAACCAGAACTGTTGATTGCAGATGAACCAACGACAGCCCTTGATGTAACGATTCAAGCACAGATACTGGAGCTTTTTGAAAAGATTCAAGCGGTTACAGGCGTATCTATTATTCTCATTACACATGATTTAGGTGTTGTAGCTAAAATTGCTGATCGAATTGTCGTTATGTATGCAGGAAAAATCATCGAAGAAGGCACGAAACGGGAAATATTTTATAAGCATGAGCATCCTTATACACAAGGATTATTGAATTCAGTGCCACGGCTAGATGTAAAAGGGGAAGCATTAACGCCAATTGACGGGACACCACCGGATTTGTTTGCCCCTCCGAAAGGATGCCCATTTACTGCCAGATGCCCATTTGCCATGGAGGTGTGCGCACATGTTTATCCTGTAAATACAAACTTGAGTGATACCCATAGGGTGGATTGCTGGCTGCAGGATGAGCGAGCGAAACAACTTTTAGCAGCTACCACGGTTAGATAA
- the murA gene encoding UDP-N-acetylglucosamine 1-carboxyvinyltransferase yields MEKIIVRGGHQLNGTVKVEGAKNAVLPVIAASLMASKGRSVITDVPVLADVYTINEVLRNMNADVHFENNEVVIDASKKLKTEAPFEYVRKMRASVLVLGPLLARYGHAKVAMPGGCAIGSRPIDLHLKGFEAMGAHVHVGNGFVEANADGRLKGAKIYLDMPSVGATENIMMAASLAEGTTTIENVAKEPEIVDLANFLNKMGAKIVGAGTETIRIEGVEELSGTEHPIIPDRVEAGTFMVAASITGGNVLIKNVESEHLRSVISKLEEMDVMITEEGDGIRVIGPKELKATDVKTLPHPGFPTDMQSQMMSLMLNANGTSVITETVFENRFMHVEEFRRMNAKMKIEGRSVIVEGPSELQGAEVAATDLRAAAALILAGLRAEGHTRVTQLKHLDRGYVDLAGKLASLGADIERVDDNGDAVNPFVQVEKNPTEIVADLS; encoded by the coding sequence ATGGAAAAAATCATCGTAAGAGGTGGGCACCAGTTGAATGGCACTGTGAAAGTGGAGGGCGCGAAGAATGCAGTGCTCCCCGTTATTGCAGCAAGTCTTATGGCAAGTAAAGGAAGAAGTGTAATTACAGATGTTCCTGTTCTGGCAGATGTATATACCATTAATGAAGTCCTGCGAAACATGAATGCAGATGTACATTTCGAAAATAATGAAGTTGTGATTGACGCGTCAAAAAAGTTAAAAACAGAAGCTCCTTTTGAATACGTTCGTAAAATGCGTGCATCCGTGTTAGTGTTAGGGCCTCTGCTTGCGCGCTATGGTCATGCGAAAGTGGCAATGCCTGGCGGTTGTGCAATTGGATCAAGACCAATTGATTTACATCTCAAAGGATTTGAAGCGATGGGCGCCCATGTCCATGTTGGGAATGGTTTTGTTGAAGCCAATGCTGATGGGCGTCTTAAGGGTGCGAAGATTTATCTGGATATGCCGAGTGTTGGCGCGACTGAAAACATTATGATGGCAGCTTCTTTAGCAGAAGGAACGACAACCATCGAAAATGTTGCAAAAGAACCTGAAATCGTTGACCTGGCAAACTTTTTGAATAAAATGGGGGCAAAAATTGTTGGTGCTGGTACGGAGACAATCCGCATTGAAGGTGTGGAAGAATTAAGCGGTACAGAGCATCCAATTATTCCTGACCGCGTGGAAGCAGGAACCTTTATGGTGGCAGCATCCATTACGGGTGGAAATGTGTTAATCAAAAATGTGGAGAGCGAACATTTACGTTCTGTTATTTCCAAGCTTGAGGAAATGGACGTGATGATCACGGAAGAAGGCGACGGGATTCGTGTTATCGGGCCGAAAGAATTGAAGGCGACTGATGTTAAAACACTACCACATCCTGGCTTTCCTACCGATATGCAATCACAAATGATGTCTTTAATGTTAAATGCGAACGGCACAAGTGTCATTACAGAAACGGTTTTTGAGAATCGCTTCATGCATGTTGAAGAATTCCGCCGTATGAATGCTAAAATGAAAATCGAAGGCCGCAGTGTTATCGTGGAAGGCCCAAGCGAATTACAAGGTGCTGAAGTAGCAGCAACGGACCTTCGAGCAGCAGCAGCCTTGATTTTAGCCGGGTTACGTGCAGAAGGGCATACACGTGTTACACAGCTAAAACATCTTGATCGCGGTTATGTTGATTTAGCAGGAAAATTAGCTTCACTTGGCGCAGACATCGAACGTGTTGATGACAATGGTGATGCTGTTAACCCATTTGTACAAGTAGAAAAAAATCCAACTGAAATTGTAGCTGATTTATCGTAA
- a CDS encoding YwmB family TATA-box binding protein, with translation MRKMLFISLLFLCITSEVAASHVQTDEMTELASIVTTSDGVVGNWEVTLKEKMDKTAIQDKLNELKNRYLVTVHEDEKSIKYSSGSVHKKSGISVTYNVIIPKDDMQHAELIAVMKGGHWDAFIKEQYQSIRDEMATKYFTKSAEVFACLTTDNGDIINDESFLIELTDHLNLQHRKTQNDTVENSTHEEIIYGYTPLWDQKITIGDTPMNVQIAVTEGNGEPTYTIGTPILINEY, from the coding sequence ATGAGGAAAATGCTATTTATAAGTTTATTATTTTTATGTATCACATCAGAAGTAGCAGCAAGTCATGTGCAAACCGATGAGATGACAGAATTAGCGTCCATTGTTACCACTAGTGATGGAGTCGTTGGAAACTGGGAAGTTACATTAAAAGAAAAAATGGATAAAACTGCTATTCAAGATAAGCTAAACGAATTGAAAAATAGGTATTTAGTCACTGTCCATGAGGATGAAAAAAGTATAAAATATTCTTCTGGGAGCGTTCATAAAAAGAGCGGAATTTCCGTAACCTATAATGTTATTATTCCCAAGGACGATATGCAGCATGCAGAGTTAATCGCAGTAATGAAAGGTGGCCATTGGGATGCTTTTATAAAAGAACAGTATCAATCCATACGAGATGAAATGGCAACAAAATATTTTACGAAATCTGCAGAAGTATTTGCTTGTCTGACAACAGACAATGGTGATATAATAAATGATGAAAGTTTTTTAATTGAATTAACGGACCATCTGAATCTTCAACATAGGAAGACACAAAACGACACGGTCGAAAATTCGACACATGAAGAAATTATTTATGGGTATACACCATTATGGGATCAAAAAATCACTATAGGTGATACACCTATGAACGTACAGATAGCTGTTACAGAAGGAAATGGAGAACCTACATACACAATAGGAACACCTATCCTAATAAATGAATATTAA
- a CDS encoding M55 family metallopeptidase, whose product MKLYVSVDMEGITGLPDHTYVTAGKHNYERGRKIMTEETNYVIDAASKFGCKSILINDSHSKMNNLLIEDLHPEAELITGDVKALSMMQGLDETYAGAMFVGYHVRAGQFGVMSHAMIHAVRNFYIDDKPIGEMAFNAYVAGFFGVPILLVSGDDQAAKEAEELIPNVVTVAVKETISRSAVKSLTPKKAGALLKEKTKQALENRHQVQPLTPPNSPTLKIEFNNYGQAEWAHLMPNTEIIPDTTIVAYQAKDILEAYQAMLVMTELAMNTSFSSN is encoded by the coding sequence ATGAAATTATATGTCTCTGTCGACATGGAAGGAATTACGGGATTGCCGGATCATACATATGTTACTGCTGGTAAGCATAATTATGAACGAGGACGTAAAATCATGACCGAGGAAACGAATTACGTGATTGACGCTGCATCTAAATTTGGTTGTAAATCTATTTTAATCAATGATAGCCATTCAAAAATGAATAATCTATTGATAGAAGACTTGCATCCGGAAGCGGAATTAATAACGGGAGATGTGAAAGCGCTATCAATGATGCAAGGACTTGATGAAACTTACGCAGGAGCAATGTTTGTTGGCTATCACGTGCGCGCAGGTCAGTTTGGTGTTATGTCTCATGCGATGATTCACGCGGTACGAAATTTTTATATAGATGATAAGCCGATTGGGGAAATGGCCTTTAATGCATATGTTGCAGGTTTTTTTGGTGTACCTATTCTGTTGGTTTCCGGTGATGATCAGGCAGCAAAAGAGGCAGAAGAACTCATTCCAAATGTAGTCACCGTTGCTGTAAAGGAAACCATTTCAAGGTCTGCGGTTAAAAGCTTAACACCGAAAAAGGCTGGAGCACTATTGAAGGAAAAGACGAAACAAGCATTGGAAAACCGACATCAGGTACAACCACTCACACCACCAAATTCCCCGACATTAAAGATTGAGTTCAATAATTACGGACAGGCGGAGTGGGCGCATTTAATGCCAAACACGGAAATCATTCCGGACACAACCATCGTTGCATATCAAGCGAAAGACATTCTGGAAGCATATCAAGCCATGTTGGTTATGACAGAGCTTGCCATGAATACATCGTTTTCAAGTAATTAA